In one window of Chryseobacterium sp. JV274 DNA:
- a CDS encoding DinB family protein gives MNYQILKNIIDAELQRFQNIPEEEWSYRSSQEKWSKKEIIGHLCDSALTNIRRFVVTQYKENENIVYDQNIWVKAQNYQNVPTSDLIDLWKSLNYQIVHVVENIPDDALQRTCDTTKIEPQVFTLEFIINDYVDHLQHHLKAI, from the coding sequence ATGAACTACCAAATTCTTAAAAATATTATTGATGCCGAACTTCAGAGATTTCAGAATATCCCTGAAGAAGAATGGTCATACAGAAGCTCTCAAGAAAAATGGTCTAAAAAAGAAATTATAGGCCATCTTTGTGACAGTGCTTTAACAAATATCCGTAGATTTGTCGTAACCCAATATAAAGAGAACGAGAATATCGTATATGATCAGAATATCTGGGTAAAAGCTCAGAACTATCAGAATGTTCCTACTTCGGATCTTATTGATCTGTGGAAGTCTTTGAACTACCAGATTGTTCATGTAGTTGAAAATATTCCCGATGACGCATTACAGAGAACTTGTGATACAACCAAAATAGAACCTCAGGTTTTTACATTGGAGTTTATTATTAATGATTATGTAGACCATCTGCAGCATCATTTAAAAGCGATTTAA
- the folE gene encoding GTP cyclohydrolase I FolE, whose protein sequence is MVDFTDNDDDIFTGKEHTPIRKDAFDKSPQEKIEKITELFGEIMETLGMDMTDDSLKDSPRRVAKMYVNEIFGGLLPENKPGISTFSNKYKYRQMLVEKDITVYSFCEHHFLPIIGRAHVAYISNGEVIGLSKINRIVDYYAKRPQVQERLTMQIVDALKEALGTKDVACIIDAKHLCVNCRGIKDTASSTITAELSGIFRTNPITRQEFLHYVGSHAKLDY, encoded by the coding sequence ATGGTTGATTTTACTGATAACGACGATGATATTTTCACTGGAAAAGAACATACGCCTATAAGGAAAGATGCTTTTGATAAATCGCCACAGGAAAAAATAGAAAAAATTACTGAGCTTTTTGGCGAGATTATGGAAACATTAGGAATGGACATGACAGATGATTCTCTGAAAGATTCTCCAAGACGTGTTGCCAAAATGTATGTGAATGAGATTTTCGGAGGACTTCTTCCTGAAAATAAACCAGGGATTTCCACTTTCTCCAATAAATACAAATACCGCCAGATGCTGGTGGAAAAAGATATCACCGTATATTCTTTCTGCGAACATCACTTTTTACCCATCATAGGAAGAGCCCATGTTGCTTATATTTCCAATGGGGAAGTAATCGGCCTTTCAAAAATAAACAGAATTGTTGATTACTATGCGAAAAGACCACAGGTTCAGGAAAGACTTACCATGCAGATTGTAGATGCTTTAAAAGAAGCTTTGGGGACAAAAGATGTTGCGTGTATCATTGATGCAAAGCACCTTTGTGTCAACTGCAGAGGAATAAAAGACACGGCAAGTTCTACCATTACTGCAGAATTGAGTGGTATTTTCAGAACAAACCCTATTACAAGACAGGAATTTCTGCATTACGTAGGAAGCCATGCAAAATTGGATTATTAA
- the cysS gene encoding cysteine--tRNA ligase, with translation MQLKIYNSLTAEKEIFKPILEGNVGMYVCGPTVYSNVHLGNVRTFLSFDFIYRTLTHLGYKVRYVRNITDAGHLTDDGNVDNDRFVKQTRLEKLEPMEIVQKYTVDFHKVLDMFNLLPPNIEPTATGHIVEQIELTQKLIEKGFAYESNGSVYFDVLEYNKRGLNYGELSKRNIEELFANTRDLDGQGEKKNPQDFALWKKASPAHIMRWNSPWGEGFPGWHLECTAMSTKYLGETFDIHGGGMDLKFPHHECEIAQGKACNDAAPVNYWMHANMLTMNSQRMSKSTGNYILPMQLVTGDNDFFEKPFHPSIVRFCFLQAHYRSVLDISNDAMIASEKGFIRLMEAVKVLNSITPDDTRQSGFSLKEWKDKAYEALTDDFNSPILIAHLFEAVKYIFALNDGKETISTADLEDLKSTLNAFIFDVLGLQTVEENNNEKLDQTLKVLIELRNQARKSKNFDLSDQIRDKLLAEGIELKDGRDGTSYVLN, from the coding sequence ATGCAATTAAAAATATATAACTCCCTTACAGCGGAAAAAGAAATATTCAAACCTATTTTAGAAGGAAATGTCGGAATGTATGTCTGCGGACCTACAGTATACAGCAATGTGCATTTAGGAAATGTAAGAACTTTCCTTTCCTTCGATTTTATCTACCGTACCTTGACGCATTTGGGGTATAAAGTAAGATATGTAAGAAATATTACAGATGCTGGTCACCTTACTGACGATGGGAATGTAGATAACGACAGATTCGTAAAGCAAACCAGACTTGAAAAGCTGGAGCCTATGGAAATTGTACAGAAATATACAGTTGATTTCCATAAAGTATTGGATATGTTCAATCTTTTGCCACCCAATATCGAACCTACTGCTACAGGACATATTGTGGAGCAGATCGAATTGACTCAAAAACTTATTGAAAAAGGATTTGCCTACGAAAGCAACGGTTCAGTATACTTCGATGTATTAGAATACAACAAAAGAGGATTGAACTATGGCGAACTTTCAAAACGTAATATAGAAGAACTTTTCGCCAATACCAGAGATCTTGACGGACAGGGAGAAAAGAAAAACCCGCAGGATTTTGCATTGTGGAAAAAAGCATCTCCGGCTCACATTATGAGATGGAATTCCCCTTGGGGAGAAGGTTTTCCAGGATGGCACCTTGAATGTACTGCAATGAGTACGAAGTATTTAGGTGAAACATTTGATATCCATGGAGGAGGAATGGACCTTAAATTCCCTCACCACGAATGTGAAATTGCACAAGGAAAAGCTTGTAATGATGCAGCACCGGTAAACTATTGGATGCATGCCAATATGTTGACAATGAATTCTCAGCGTATGAGCAAATCTACAGGGAACTATATCCTTCCGATGCAGTTGGTTACAGGAGATAATGACTTCTTTGAAAAACCTTTCCACCCTTCAATTGTACGTTTCTGCTTCCTGCAGGCACACTACAGAAGTGTTTTGGATATTTCAAACGACGCAATGATAGCCAGCGAAAAAGGATTCATCAGATTGATGGAAGCGGTGAAAGTATTGAACTCAATTACCCCTGATGATACCAGACAATCCGGTTTCAGCCTGAAAGAATGGAAAGATAAAGCATATGAAGCTTTGACTGATGATTTCAATTCACCAATCCTGATTGCTCACCTGTTTGAAGCTGTGAAATACATCTTTGCCTTGAACGATGGTAAAGAAACAATTTCAACTGCAGATCTAGAAGATTTAAAGTCAACATTGAATGCCTTTATCTTTGACGTTCTGGGATTACAGACCGTGGAAGAAAATAACAATGAAAAACTTGATCAAACTTTAAAAGTTTTAATTGAACTGAGAAATCAGGCAAGAAAATCCAAGAATTTTGACCTTTCAGATCAGATCAGAGACAAACTGCTTGCAGAAGGAATCGAATTAAAAGACGGAAGAGATGGAACATCATACGTTCTGAACTAA
- the metF gene encoding methylenetetrahydrofolate reductase [NAD(P)H], with protein sequence MKITEHIKNANGKTLFSLEVVPPQKGIGIEDLYTNIDPLMEFKPPFIDVTTSREEYIYLDKGNGLMERRITRMRPGTLGICAAIQHKYNVDTVPHLLCGGFTKEETEYLLVDCMYLGIDNVMALRGDAMKGHQYFEPTQGGHPSAMDLVDQINNLGRGKYLHNEEQACDELNKFCIGVAGYPEKHMEAPSMNYDLKWLKQKVDAGADYIVTQMFFDNKKYIEFVQKAREIGITVPIIPGIKPIATKKHLKILPQVFKIDLPEELINEVENAKNNEAVKQIGVEWAIAQCKELLDFGVPVLHFYSMGKSDNIKKVAGELF encoded by the coding sequence ATGAAGATAACAGAACACATTAAAAATGCAAATGGAAAAACTTTATTCTCCTTAGAAGTTGTTCCGCCACAGAAAGGAATCGGGATTGAAGACCTCTATACGAATATAGATCCATTGATGGAATTCAAACCGCCTTTCATTGATGTTACAACATCCAGAGAAGAATATATCTATCTGGATAAAGGCAATGGACTTATGGAACGCCGTATTACGAGAATGCGTCCGGGAACCTTAGGGATTTGTGCTGCTATTCAACATAAATATAATGTAGATACGGTTCCTCATCTTCTTTGCGGAGGTTTTACAAAAGAAGAGACAGAATATCTTCTGGTAGACTGTATGTACCTCGGGATAGATAATGTAATGGCCCTAAGAGGAGATGCTATGAAAGGACATCAGTATTTTGAGCCTACTCAGGGAGGACATCCAAGTGCCATGGATCTTGTGGATCAGATCAATAACCTGGGAAGAGGAAAATACCTTCATAACGAAGAACAGGCATGTGATGAATTGAATAAATTCTGCATCGGTGTTGCCGGATATCCGGAAAAACATATGGAGGCACCTTCCATGAATTATGATCTGAAGTGGCTGAAACAAAAAGTAGATGCCGGAGCAGATTATATTGTTACCCAAATGTTCTTTGACAATAAAAAGTATATAGAATTCGTTCAGAAAGCAAGGGAAATTGGAATTACAGTTCCGATTATTCCGGGAATAAAACCCATTGCCACAAAAAAACATTTGAAAATCCTGCCGCAGGTATTCAAAATAGATCTTCCTGAAGAGCTGATCAATGAAGTTGAAAATGCAAAAAACAATGAAGCCGTGAAGCAGATCGGAGTAGAATGGGCGATTGCCCAATGCAAAGAATTGCTGGATTTTGGAGTTCCTGTTCTGCACTTTTACTCAATGGGGAAGAGTGATAATATCAAAAAAGTAGCCGGTGAGCTATTCTAA
- the metH gene encoding methionine synthase produces MKYLRLSGLEPLIITPESNFINVGERTNVAGSKKFLRLIKEEKFSEALDIARHQVEGGAQILDVNFDDGLIDGKASMIKFLNLIASEPDIARIPIMVDSSKWEILEAGLQVAQGKCVVNSISLKEGEEEFIKHAKAIKRYGAAVIVMAFDEVGQADSFERRIEISKRSYDILVNQLGFPAEDIIFDLNIFPVATGMDEHRRNAIDFIEATRWVRQNLPYASVSGGVSNVSFSFRGNDTVREAMHSVFLYHAIQAGMNIGIVNPAMLEVYDEINKELLELVEDVILDKREDATERLLDYSEKHKSVKKEKTEDLEWRNNPLQERITYALVKGIDRFIEEDVEEARQSAARPLHVIEINLMTGMGVVGDLFGSGKMFLPQVVKSARVMKKAVAYLQPFIEAEKDGAKPANGKILMATVKGDVHDIGKNIVSVVLGCNNYEIVDLGVMVPAEKIIQTAIAEKVDVIGLSGLITPSLDEMVYIASELERQNLDFPLLIGGATTSKAHTAVKIDLKYKNAVVHVNDASRAVNVVSSLLGDRNKEYVSDLKNDYSDFREKFLNRQVDKDYVSIQEARENYFKIDWENEEIFTPNTIGIKVIENQDLRELLPFIDWSPFFRSWDLHGKYPNILEDEVVGAQAKELFKDAQVILKRILDEKLLTAKAIFGIFKANSNESDDILIFDENNNEQAKFLTLRQQAQRSKGKDYLALSDFIAPQSSGKTDYVGAFCVTTGFGTDELSSEYEKANDDYNSIMVKALADRFAEAYAEFLHKKVRTEYWGYANQESLSNEELIAEKYKGIRPAPGYPACPDHLEKKTIWDLLKVEENTGVFLTESLAMFPTASVSGYYFGSPHAKYFGLGKITEDQLKDYAARRGCSIQEARKWLSPNLAD; encoded by the coding sequence ATGAAATATTTAAGATTATCAGGCCTCGAGCCTCTTATCATAACACCGGAGAGCAATTTCATCAATGTTGGTGAAAGGACTAACGTTGCCGGTTCCAAAAAGTTTTTAAGACTGATCAAAGAGGAGAAATTCTCCGAAGCATTAGATATTGCCCGCCATCAGGTAGAAGGAGGTGCCCAGATTCTGGATGTCAACTTTGATGATGGATTGATTGATGGAAAAGCATCCATGATCAAATTCCTGAACTTAATTGCCTCCGAACCGGATATCGCAAGAATCCCGATCATGGTAGATTCTTCCAAGTGGGAAATCCTTGAAGCAGGTCTTCAGGTAGCTCAGGGAAAATGTGTGGTAAATTCTATCAGTTTGAAAGAAGGCGAGGAAGAATTTATCAAACATGCCAAAGCTATTAAAAGATATGGAGCAGCAGTTATTGTAATGGCATTTGATGAGGTAGGGCAGGCTGACAGTTTTGAACGAAGAATTGAAATTTCAAAACGTTCTTATGATATTCTTGTCAATCAACTTGGTTTTCCGGCAGAAGACATCATTTTTGACTTAAATATCTTTCCTGTGGCAACGGGAATGGATGAGCACAGAAGAAATGCCATCGACTTTATTGAAGCTACACGTTGGGTAAGACAAAATCTTCCTTATGCATCCGTGAGTGGGGGAGTGAGTAATGTTTCCTTCTCTTTCCGTGGAAATGATACTGTGAGAGAAGCAATGCACTCTGTTTTTCTTTATCACGCCATCCAGGCAGGAATGAACATTGGTATTGTAAACCCGGCGATGCTGGAAGTTTATGATGAAATCAATAAAGAATTACTGGAGCTTGTAGAAGATGTAATCCTGGATAAAAGAGAAGATGCTACAGAAAGACTTCTTGACTATTCAGAAAAACACAAATCAGTCAAAAAAGAAAAAACCGAAGACTTAGAATGGAGAAACAATCCATTACAGGAAAGAATTACCTATGCATTGGTAAAAGGGATCGACCGTTTTATTGAAGAAGATGTAGAAGAAGCAAGACAGTCAGCTGCAAGACCACTTCATGTAATCGAAATTAATCTGATGACCGGAATGGGAGTAGTAGGAGATTTATTCGGAAGCGGGAAAATGTTCTTACCTCAGGTCGTAAAGTCTGCAAGGGTAATGAAAAAAGCTGTGGCTTATCTGCAACCTTTCATTGAAGCTGAAAAAGATGGAGCAAAACCTGCCAACGGAAAGATCTTAATGGCAACAGTAAAAGGGGACGTTCATGATATTGGTAAAAATATTGTGAGTGTCGTTTTGGGTTGTAACAACTATGAAATCGTCGACCTTGGAGTAATGGTTCCGGCTGAAAAAATTATTCAGACGGCTATTGCAGAAAAAGTAGACGTTATAGGATTAAGCGGATTGATTACACCAAGTTTGGATGAAATGGTGTATATCGCCTCAGAATTAGAAAGACAAAATTTAGATTTTCCTTTATTAATCGGTGGTGCTACAACTTCAAAGGCGCATACCGCAGTGAAAATTGATTTAAAATATAAAAATGCAGTCGTTCACGTGAATGATGCATCAAGAGCTGTAAACGTAGTAAGTTCATTATTGGGTGACAGAAATAAAGAATATGTTTCGGATTTAAAGAATGACTATTCCGACTTCAGAGAAAAGTTCCTGAACAGACAGGTGGATAAAGATTATGTATCCATCCAGGAAGCAAGAGAGAATTATTTTAAAATTGATTGGGAGAATGAAGAGATTTTCACTCCGAATACGATAGGAATAAAAGTTATCGAAAATCAGGATTTGAGGGAACTTCTTCCTTTCATCGACTGGTCACCGTTTTTCAGAAGCTGGGATCTTCACGGAAAATACCCGAATATCCTGGAAGATGAGGTGGTAGGAGCTCAGGCGAAAGAATTATTCAAAGATGCTCAGGTGATTCTAAAGAGAATTCTGGATGAAAAGCTTCTAACAGCAAAAGCCATTTTCGGGATCTTTAAAGCCAATTCCAATGAATCTGATGATATCTTGATTTTTGATGAAAATAACAATGAGCAGGCGAAGTTTTTAACCTTAAGACAGCAGGCTCAAAGATCAAAAGGAAAAGATTATCTGGCACTAAGTGATTTCATCGCTCCTCAAAGCTCAGGAAAAACCGATTATGTGGGGGCATTCTGTGTAACTACCGGATTCGGAACCGATGAATTGTCCAGTGAATACGAAAAAGCCAATGATGATTACAATTCCATTATGGTAAAAGCCCTGGCAGATCGTTTTGCAGAAGCCTATGCTGAATTCTTACACAAAAAAGTAAGAACAGAATATTGGGGATATGCCAATCAGGAAAGCTTAAGCAACGAAGAATTGATTGCCGAAAAATACAAAGGAATCCGTCCGGCACCGGGATATCCGGCTTGCCCAGACCACCTGGAAAAGAAAACAATCTGGGATCTTTTAAAAGTAGAAGAAAATACAGGTGTTTTCCTTACAGAAAGCCTGGCGATGTTCCCGACAGCATCTGTTTCCGGATATTATTTCGGAAGCCCGCATGCCAAATACTTCGGATTAGGAAAAATTACAGAGGACCAGCTTAAAGATTATGCAGCAAGAAGAGGTTGCAGTATCCAGGAAGCGAGAAAATGGTTGTCACCAAATTTAGCAGATTAA